A genomic window from Coregonus clupeaformis isolate EN_2021a unplaced genomic scaffold, ASM2061545v1 scaf0860, whole genome shotgun sequence includes:
- the LOC121557554 gene encoding beta-microseminoprotein → MQGSLVRVVVCVLALVVVCRAQCFFQGLETKDSKTPPPKGCVDKEGKQHVFGSSWVKDCYDCSCSEEGIGCCNKIPTVVNLPSECELVVDRNACSSRVVMRSDKTKDCDQGPISMIL, encoded by the exons ATGCAG GGTTCTCTCGTccgtgtggtagtgtgtgttctGGCGTTGGTGGTCGTGTGCCGAGCTCAATGCTTCTTCCAGGGGCTGGAGACCAAAGACTCCAAGACTCCTCCACCAAAGG ggtgtgtggaTAAGGAGGGAAAGCAGCATGTGTTCGGTTCTTCATGGGTGAAGGACTGCTACGACTGTTCCTGCTCCGAGGAAGGCATCGGCTGCTGCAACAA GATCCCAACGGTGGTGAATCTCCCTTCAGAGTGTGAGCTGGTGGTGGACAGAAACGCCTGCTCATCCAGAGTGGTGATGAGGTCAGACAAGACCAAGGACTGTGACCAAGGACCCATCAGTATGATCTTATAA